In Edaphobacter paludis, a single window of DNA contains:
- a CDS encoding CRTAC1 family protein: MKRLPIAKVLVSIFFVALLLTPLIVRKLSRNQVSTQVKPDMKAALANHGFYLTEVSHAVGIDFIHQGPTLDPKLSSIMPEVASMGASVSIVDFDRDGWPDIYVTNSAEGSKNHLYRNMHDGTFKDVAEELGIADVNQPGTGVSMGAVWGDYDNDGYEDLFLIKWGRPELFHNDNGHGFTRVSEKAGLPSWINANTAVWFDYDGDGLLDLFVGGYYPEDVDLWHLKSTKMMPDSFEYANNGGRKYLFHNLGNGKFEEVSAKVGITSRRWALAAAAADLRGTGHPDLFVANDYGVSELYLNDGTHFHEAGEQTGVGFAPKSGMNVAFGDIFNKGQYAVYVSNISEDGVLIQGNNLWVPTEGSSGSIVRFENLARDMGVELGGWSFGAQFGDLNNDGTLDLYLTNGYVSLDRKKSYWYDFTKISGGNSTIIGDAKNWPAMDGRSLSGYQQKHVWLNDGAGKFVDVAQAVGVSDTYDGRAVALVDLWNTGVLDVVVANQRGPLLVYKNTVAPGEDWIEFQLEGTRSNRSGIGAQVTLYWNGQEQIQQVSGGSGFAAQNDRRLHFGLGKTPQIDKAIIRWPSGKIQTLHGLTPDKLYKIEESE; this comes from the coding sequence ATGAAGCGGCTACCCATAGCAAAGGTTTTAGTCAGTATCTTTTTTGTGGCATTGTTGCTAACTCCGCTCATCGTCAGGAAACTATCCCGAAACCAGGTCTCTACGCAGGTGAAACCTGATATGAAGGCCGCTCTGGCAAATCACGGCTTTTATCTTACGGAAGTCTCGCACGCAGTGGGCATCGATTTTATTCATCAGGGCCCGACGCTCGATCCAAAACTTTCCTCTATCATGCCCGAGGTCGCTTCGATGGGTGCCTCCGTTTCTATTGTGGATTTTGATCGCGACGGGTGGCCTGATATTTACGTGACAAACAGCGCAGAGGGCAGCAAAAATCACTTATATCGAAACATGCATGATGGGACGTTTAAGGATGTTGCTGAGGAGTTAGGAATTGCGGATGTCAACCAGCCTGGCACGGGCGTTTCTATGGGAGCGGTTTGGGGCGACTATGACAATGACGGCTATGAGGACTTATTCCTCATCAAGTGGGGGCGGCCTGAACTGTTTCATAACGATAATGGTCACGGATTTACGCGGGTAAGTGAAAAGGCTGGATTGCCTTCATGGATCAACGCGAATACTGCGGTCTGGTTTGACTACGATGGAGATGGGCTGCTTGATTTATTCGTTGGCGGCTACTATCCGGAAGATGTGGACCTTTGGCACCTGAAGTCGACAAAGATGATGCCGGATAGTTTTGAGTACGCTAACAATGGTGGCCGCAAATATCTCTTTCATAATCTTGGAAATGGAAAATTCGAAGAAGTAAGTGCAAAAGTCGGGATAACTAGTCGTCGTTGGGCCCTAGCCGCGGCTGCCGCTGATTTGCGAGGAACCGGGCATCCCGATCTCTTTGTTGCAAATGACTACGGAGTGTCGGAACTCTATCTCAACGACGGCACTCACTTTCATGAGGCGGGCGAGCAGACAGGTGTGGGTTTCGCACCAAAGAGCGGCATGAATGTTGCATTCGGGGATATCTTCAATAAGGGACAATATGCGGTGTATGTCTCTAACATCTCAGAAGATGGTGTACTCATTCAGGGAAATAATCTCTGGGTGCCCACAGAAGGATCCAGTGGGAGCATCGTTCGGTTTGAAAACCTCGCTCGTGATATGGGCGTTGAACTTGGCGGATGGAGCTTCGGAGCGCAGTTCGGTGATCTGAATAACGACGGAACGTTAGATCTTTATCTTACCAACGGCTATGTCTCGCTTGATCGGAAGAAGAGCTACTGGTATGACTTCACGAAGATATCCGGTGGCAACTCTACAATTATTGGGGATGCCAAAAACTGGCCTGCGATGGATGGACGGAGTTTGTCCGGGTACCAGCAAAAACACGTCTGGTTGAATGATGGTGCGGGGAAGTTTGTAGATGTCGCGCAGGCCGTGGGAGTGAGTGACACCTATGATGGTCGGGCAGTGGCTCTGGTCGACCTATGGAATACTGGCGTGCTCGATGTGGTTGTCGCGAATCAAAGGGGGCCCCTACTCGTCTACAAGAACACAGTAGCACCAGGCGAGGATTGGATTGAATTTCAACTGGAAGGAACAAGGAGTAATCGCAGCGGAATAGGCGCACAAGTTACTCTGTATTGGAATGGACAGGAGCAGATTCAACAAGTCTCCGGAGGAAGCGGTTTTGCGGCGCAAAATGATCGGCGATTGCACTTTGGGTTAGGAAAGACTCCGCAGATTGATAAGGCCATCATTCGTTGGCCTTCCGGTAAGATACAGACTCTTCATGGCCTTACTCCGGACAAACTGTATAAGATCGAGGAATCGGAATGA
- a CDS encoding CRTAC1 family protein, translated as MLLFISGCKQHPTAPIAQVPTSPASHPTTVEARRTADVEPASVRPSGPVVFVDVTAQAGIHFRHNSGAFGKKYLPETMGSGVCALDYDNDGWQDLLFVNSMDWPGHQSAKSLPALYHNNGNGTFTDVTRQAGLATTMYGLGCAVADYDNDGWEDIYITALDGNHLFRNMGNGKFADVTAKAGVRNPGFSTSAVWFDYDNDGRLDLLVLHYVDWSVATDQFCSLDGKNKSYCTPEAYKGQSATLYHNKGNGTFEDVTKKAGVYDPSAKSLGVALLDYDNDGWLDLFVTNDTQPNKLYHNNHDGTFTDTAFSAGVAFSDAGKARAGMGTDAADYDGSGRQSLVIGNFTNESMSLYHNDGSGLFTDKAMDSGIAAASAKSLTFSSFFFDYDLDGWPDIFAVNGHVADDVSLTQPNLHYAEPPLLFRNKGKGNFENVSDKVGPALRQAIVGRGAAYLDFDNDGDLDLVVTTSNGPAKLLRNDNGNQNDMLRVKTVGTRSNRDGIGAKVTVKTNKGLRLFEMVKTGSSYLSQSEMPLTFGLGKPDESKTVTVEIVWPRGKKESIPNIKPNQFITLKEGSGVISAQPIKFTQHR; from the coding sequence ATGCTTCTATTCATTTCAGGCTGTAAGCAGCACCCAACCGCTCCTATCGCGCAGGTTCCTACTTCACCTGCCAGCCATCCTACAACTGTCGAGGCACGCCGGACGGCAGATGTTGAACCTGCCTCAGTGCGTCCCTCAGGTCCGGTTGTGTTTGTGGACGTGACGGCGCAAGCGGGAATTCATTTTCGTCATAACAGCGGAGCTTTCGGGAAGAAATATCTTCCCGAAACCATGGGCAGCGGAGTCTGTGCTCTTGATTATGACAATGATGGTTGGCAGGATCTTTTGTTCGTCAATTCAATGGATTGGCCTGGACATCAATCGGCAAAGTCCTTACCAGCGCTTTATCACAATAATGGAAACGGGACATTCACGGATGTAACGCGCCAGGCCGGACTAGCGACGACGATGTATGGGCTTGGCTGCGCAGTTGCGGATTACGACAACGATGGATGGGAAGATATCTATATTACGGCGCTCGATGGAAATCATCTCTTTCGTAACATGGGCAATGGAAAATTTGCTGATGTTACAGCCAAAGCTGGAGTACGCAATCCCGGTTTTTCCACGAGTGCGGTATGGTTCGATTATGACAATGATGGAAGACTGGATCTCCTTGTTTTGCACTATGTGGATTGGTCCGTCGCGACGGATCAGTTCTGTTCGCTTGATGGAAAGAATAAGTCGTACTGCACGCCAGAAGCTTACAAGGGACAAAGTGCGACTCTTTATCACAACAAAGGCAATGGAACGTTTGAGGACGTGACAAAGAAGGCCGGTGTTTACGATCCGAGCGCCAAGTCGCTCGGAGTTGCACTACTGGACTATGACAACGATGGTTGGCTTGATCTGTTCGTAACCAACGACACACAGCCTAATAAGCTTTATCACAACAATCACGATGGGACGTTTACAGACACAGCGTTTTCTGCAGGGGTGGCCTTCAGTGATGCAGGCAAAGCGCGTGCAGGGATGGGTACGGACGCTGCGGACTACGATGGCTCTGGACGACAAAGCCTTGTTATTGGAAATTTCACGAACGAAAGCATGTCGCTCTACCACAACGATGGCTCCGGATTGTTTACCGATAAGGCGATGGACTCTGGCATCGCCGCAGCATCTGCGAAGTCTCTGACATTCAGTTCGTTCTTCTTTGACTACGATCTAGACGGATGGCCGGATATCTTTGCCGTCAATGGTCATGTCGCTGACGATGTAAGTTTGACGCAACCAAATCTTCATTATGCCGAGCCTCCGCTACTCTTTCGGAATAAGGGTAAAGGAAATTTCGAAAACGTTTCAGACAAGGTTGGGCCGGCTCTACGTCAGGCTATTGTAGGGCGTGGGGCAGCTTATTTAGATTTCGATAATGATGGAGATCTTGATCTGGTCGTTACGACGAGCAATGGCCCTGCAAAGCTTTTGCGCAATGATAATGGCAATCAAAATGACATGTTAAGGGTCAAGACGGTTGGCACGCGATCAAATAGAGATGGCATCGGTGCGAAAGTTACGGTCAAAACAAATAAAGGACTGCGCCTTTTTGAAATGGTAAAGACCGGTTCCAGTTATCTTTCACAGAGCGAAATGCCACTGACTTTTGGGCTAGGGAAGCCCGATGAAAGTAAAACTGTGACTGTGGAGATCGTATGGCCCCGCGGGAAAAAAGAGTCGATTCCAAATATCAAGCCGAACCAATTCATAACCCTGAAGGAGGGTAGTGGCGTCATTTCCGCCCAACCAATTAAATTTACGCAACACAGATAA
- a CDS encoding FAD-dependent oxidoreductase, producing the protein MNPAYDIAVIGSGFAGSLTAMIARRLGHSVVLLEKDRHPRVVIGESSTPLSNLLLEDIATRYDLPRLNPLTKWGTWQEHYPNIACGLKRGFTFYHHQLGCPDAPDPDRMRQLLVAASPHNRIADTHWFRSDFDEMLVHEAQDIGVDYVDEVKLDSFLDQGNDVALAGKRNGLAITIRARFVVDATGPRGFLHRTLQLPEMPLPNYPSTQALFSHFSNVKRLGDAPEHAVTEITPYPIDDAAVHHVFEGGWIWVLRFNNGLTSAGVAATNEVFARLHLWEGETAWKELLESIPALQHQFATATRERPFTHAKRLSFLSETICGEKWALLPSAAGFVDPLLSTGFPLTLLGISRLADIFENDWAKPSFSARLTSYAKQTTNELLATSKLLSSLYANMHDFEVFTALSLLYFAAASFSETARRLNKSQLALSFLLHDHASFGPACSKLLDRAQHLQNKQESTQLIEDILCAIEPIDVAGLCNRQRRNWHPVDAEDLIRSAHKVKATRDEIAHLLKSCGFYE; encoded by the coding sequence TTGAATCCCGCCTACGATATCGCCGTTATAGGATCCGGCTTTGCAGGTTCTCTTACCGCCATGATCGCCCGACGTCTGGGCCATTCCGTCGTTCTGTTAGAGAAAGACAGGCACCCCCGTGTGGTCATTGGGGAGTCATCGACTCCTCTCTCTAACTTGCTCCTTGAAGACATCGCAACTCGTTATGATCTTCCGCGCCTTAATCCACTTACCAAATGGGGTACATGGCAGGAGCATTATCCAAATATCGCGTGCGGTTTGAAACGGGGCTTTACTTTTTATCATCACCAACTCGGATGTCCCGATGCTCCTGATCCCGATCGTATGAGACAACTTCTTGTAGCTGCCAGTCCCCATAATCGAATTGCAGATACACATTGGTTCCGCTCAGACTTCGATGAAATGTTAGTGCATGAGGCTCAAGATATTGGTGTCGACTACGTTGATGAGGTCAAACTCGACAGTTTTCTCGATCAGGGGAATGACGTAGCGCTGGCAGGTAAAAGGAATGGGCTCGCAATTACGATTCGAGCCAGATTTGTAGTGGATGCTACCGGCCCAAGGGGCTTCCTGCACCGTACCTTACAGTTGCCCGAGATGCCGCTGCCGAACTATCCAAGCACACAGGCGCTGTTCAGTCATTTTTCAAACGTCAAAAGGCTCGGCGACGCGCCGGAACACGCAGTCACAGAAATAACTCCGTATCCGATCGACGACGCGGCAGTCCATCATGTCTTCGAAGGCGGCTGGATATGGGTCCTCCGCTTCAACAATGGCTTAACGAGTGCCGGAGTGGCAGCAACGAACGAGGTCTTTGCTCGGCTGCATCTATGGGAAGGGGAAACCGCATGGAAAGAGCTACTTGAATCCATACCCGCACTTCAGCACCAGTTCGCGACAGCGACCCGGGAGCGGCCATTCACGCATGCGAAGAGGCTTTCATTTTTGAGCGAAACTATCTGTGGAGAAAAGTGGGCGTTGCTTCCATCGGCGGCTGGATTCGTGGACCCGTTACTTTCAACCGGGTTTCCCCTTACCTTATTGGGGATTAGCAGGCTGGCGGACATCTTTGAAAACGATTGGGCCAAACCATCTTTTAGCGCTCGATTGACAAGCTACGCTAAACAAACGACTAATGAGTTACTCGCTACCTCAAAATTGCTCTCGAGCCTGTATGCCAACATGCACGACTTTGAAGTCTTTACCGCTCTATCCCTACTTTACTTCGCTGCGGCCAGCTTTTCAGAAACGGCACGAAGGTTGAATAAGTCACAGCTCGCCCTCTCCTTCCTGCTTCACGATCATGCGAGCTTTGGTCCCGCATGCAGCAAATTACTCGATCGCGCTCAGCACCTACAGAATAAACAAGAATCAACTCAGTTGATTGAGGATATTCTATGTGCGATCGAACCAATCGACGTCGCTGGCCTCTGCAATCGACAGCGACGTAACTGGCATCCTGTCGATGCAGAAGATCTAATCAGGTCTGCTCATAAAGTGAAGGCGACTCGCGATGAGATTGCGCATCTGCTGAAGAGCTGCGGCTTCTATGAGTAG
- a CDS encoding asparagine synthase-related protein yields MTIRIETPEYTDPAATDSLNTYDQREGAAISGRMEYFSLTWSAHIVEHPRLTDICRSCHKRNNISTPSDCSPLSGAGQAEERKLVSKERLSRGNLVHQYIERVVDLTQPEANQIHNLTIEEARRLLLDSPAEAMREIAGSFALLARSGKTVKMARSLDRPMRYFLAKRQEGPVLVVAPRIDAIYNWLKSEGLHGQFHPSYTRMVPAHYVVEIQLVGCPDPDPVYTRFFTPELGTLPPDLDKIGEKYIAALAEEISQWLSCVPAEEPIGVCFSGGIDSGSVFVTTYHVMKKTGMNLSRLKAFVLDLGNGPDVQQARSFLEALGLGLFLESIEADASTLDAQETIRIVEDYKPLDIESATMSLALCRGIRERYPDWQYLLDGDGGDENLKDYPIEENPELTIRSVINNQMLYQEGWGVGKIKHSLTYSGGLSRSYTRTYAPAHHYGFTGFSPFTRPNVVAVAEAIPFIKLTDYNVEKLYDLKGEIVSKGVAQLTGLQMPAFPKRRFQHGALPEEALRRRLPLREAEYRKQFLSLYL; encoded by the coding sequence GTGACCATCCGCATCGAAACGCCTGAGTACACAGACCCAGCAGCAACAGACTCGCTAAACACTTATGATCAAAGAGAAGGCGCAGCAATCTCCGGCAGGATGGAATATTTTTCACTAACATGGTCAGCGCACATTGTAGAACACCCGCGCCTCACTGATATATGCAGATCGTGCCACAAAAGAAACAACATCAGCACGCCTTCTGATTGCTCCCCTCTCAGTGGTGCGGGACAGGCCGAAGAGCGTAAACTGGTCTCAAAAGAACGGCTTTCCAGAGGAAACCTTGTGCACCAATACATTGAACGCGTTGTCGATCTGACACAGCCCGAAGCAAACCAGATTCACAATCTAACGATTGAAGAAGCCCGACGGCTGTTGCTCGATAGTCCTGCCGAGGCGATGCGCGAGATTGCAGGATCCTTCGCGTTGCTGGCGCGATCCGGAAAGACAGTTAAAATGGCGCGGTCGCTCGACCGGCCAATGCGATATTTCCTGGCAAAGCGGCAGGAAGGGCCCGTTTTAGTTGTCGCGCCGCGCATTGACGCTATCTACAACTGGCTCAAGAGCGAAGGCCTTCACGGACAGTTTCATCCCAGCTATACACGAATGGTGCCCGCCCATTATGTAGTCGAGATTCAACTTGTGGGTTGCCCCGATCCCGATCCTGTCTACACACGTTTCTTCACTCCCGAACTCGGCACGCTGCCGCCTGACCTCGACAAAATTGGAGAAAAGTATATCGCAGCTCTGGCGGAAGAGATCTCCCAATGGCTTAGCTGCGTTCCCGCTGAAGAGCCAATTGGTGTTTGCTTTTCGGGCGGTATCGACAGTGGCAGCGTCTTTGTGACGACTTACCATGTAATGAAAAAAACCGGCATGAATTTGAGCCGACTGAAAGCCTTTGTTCTAGATCTAGGCAATGGACCCGACGTACAACAGGCGCGGTCGTTCCTTGAAGCTCTTGGACTGGGCCTTTTTCTCGAATCTATCGAAGCAGACGCTTCCACTCTCGATGCGCAGGAGACGATTCGTATAGTCGAAGACTACAAGCCCCTCGATATTGAGTCTGCAACTATGTCTCTCGCGCTATGCCGTGGCATTCGCGAGCGCTATCCTGACTGGCAGTATTTACTGGACGGCGATGGCGGCGACGAGAACCTGAAAGACTATCCCATCGAAGAAAATCCTGAACTCACCATTCGGAGTGTCATCAATAATCAAATGCTCTATCAGGAAGGCTGGGGGGTAGGAAAGATCAAGCATTCGCTGACCTATAGCGGCGGGCTGAGCCGGTCTTACACTCGCACCTATGCCCCGGCGCATCATTATGGATTCACCGGATTCAGTCCTTTCACCCGGCCAAACGTCGTGGCAGTAGCGGAAGCTATTCCATTCATAAAGTTGACAGACTATAACGTTGAAAAACTTTATGACCTAAAGGGAGAGATCGTATCTAAGGGGGTAGCGCAGCTCACAGGCTTGCAGATGCCTGCCTTCCCAAAGCGACGGTTTCAACACGGTGCGCTGCCCGAAGAAGCTTTGCGCAGAAGGCTGCCGCTTCGGGAAGCGGAGTATAGGAAACAGTTCTTGTCGCTCTACTTGTAA
- a CDS encoding FG-GAP-like repeat-containing protein, with amino-acid sequence MAAARLNNIGVALMGQQFTEKALQKFDEAHKNDPTSAVPMLNQGIALLYLRKLPEAEAVLKQAATNNPQNVRIWYCLGLTHLAESKSDLAVEDFKQAIKLNPADADSHYYLGSLYRSLKDYDHSIVEFEEALRLNPLHASSQFGLASALQRSGKTAEAREHLKRFQTITQTKVGTPLAVTYGEQGDYATVQNMRVAEQPVGSMIPVSFVAVAATKGPSSALPSANQEGGGACILDVDGTGKKDIVAMGDGESAIRVYRTLSNGTMQEVPSQQTGLIANGHGMACAVGDYDSDGRPDLAVALSDRVVLFHNLGHGKFADTTKSVGIQQLNHPAGLTFVDFDHDGDLDLFVTGSPVTSGAGPDVLWRNNGNSTFTEWSAPTGLAGKGSTTGVTISDVNNDRAIDLIVTGDSGSPTIFENKREGPFEAVPLYTDANLSPTRGVLVFDFNKDGWMDVAVTHAGAPGISLWRNVEGKSFERVPLPLSGAKAAWGLTAIDIDNDGWIDIAAIVETANGPELHVWRNRGSQGFEDVTKTVGLNTLKLHNPRSVIAADIDGDGAADLIVTQLNAPPIVLHNVGGNRNHSLRLTLAGLADNKTAIGTKVEVFSNGSSQKFEVAGGSGYLSQGATEILAGLGHADRADVVRMLWPTGVPQDELDVASSKPVTLTELDRRGSSCPVLFAWDGTKYQFVSDVIGAGVIGHWISPSATNQADPDEWIKVEGSQLKERGGLFSLRFGEPMEEINFIDQLRLVAIDHPDGTEVYPDERFLNERPFASGSTVVASSDARLPAGAWNDKGEDVLPLLAERDHKYVRDFTNLTYAGYAKMHTLTLDLGDWKQGNPLRLFMSGYIEYFSASSMYAAWQAGLKPISPYVEAQMPDGSWKRIVDDMGFPAGLPRTIVVDLTGKLPAGAHRIRMTTNLQIYWDQVLVDNGADVSKNVRQFELPLATAHLAFRGYPQQVEGATPGDLTYRYDRISATGPFQWQRGSYTKYGNVTPLLHQVDNQYVIFGSGEEIDAEFSAASLKPLPAHWKRDYFFYANGFVKDMDFYEALPFTVAQMPFHQMTAYPYPADEHYPENSSTLKYRLDWNDRFESGKRTQLYQFNYVPTLSQPTVAKP; translated from the coding sequence GTGGCGGCTGCGCGACTGAACAATATTGGTGTTGCCCTGATGGGCCAGCAGTTTACTGAAAAAGCGCTGCAAAAGTTTGACGAAGCGCATAAGAACGATCCGACTTCTGCTGTTCCTATGCTGAATCAAGGCATTGCTCTGCTCTACCTACGAAAGCTCCCTGAAGCAGAAGCTGTATTGAAACAGGCAGCAACTAACAATCCCCAAAATGTGCGCATCTGGTACTGTCTTGGGCTGACCCATCTGGCCGAGAGCAAATCTGATCTCGCTGTTGAAGATTTTAAGCAGGCGATCAAGCTCAATCCGGCGGACGCAGACAGCCACTATTATCTGGGCTCGCTCTATCGCAGCTTGAAAGATTACGATCATTCAATCGTGGAATTTGAAGAAGCTCTGCGCTTAAATCCTTTGCATGCTTCGTCGCAGTTTGGCTTGGCCAGCGCTCTACAGCGTTCAGGGAAGACCGCTGAAGCGCGCGAACATCTCAAGCGCTTTCAGACCATAACGCAGACCAAGGTCGGAACCCCGCTTGCAGTCACATATGGAGAGCAAGGTGATTACGCTACTGTGCAGAACATGCGAGTGGCGGAACAACCTGTGGGCTCCATGATTCCCGTGAGCTTCGTTGCGGTCGCAGCGACCAAAGGTCCGTCTTCCGCTCTTCCTTCGGCAAACCAGGAAGGCGGGGGAGCCTGCATTCTCGATGTGGATGGCACCGGGAAGAAAGATATTGTTGCAATGGGCGACGGCGAATCCGCCATTCGTGTTTATAGGACCCTATCGAACGGAACCATGCAGGAGGTCCCATCTCAACAGACTGGGCTTATCGCAAATGGCCATGGAATGGCTTGCGCAGTTGGTGATTATGACAGCGATGGCCGTCCCGACCTGGCTGTCGCATTGAGTGACCGAGTCGTCCTCTTCCACAACCTGGGGCACGGAAAATTTGCGGACACGACAAAGTCAGTTGGTATTCAGCAATTGAATCACCCGGCGGGATTGACGTTTGTCGATTTCGATCATGACGGAGATCTCGATCTCTTTGTAACTGGTTCGCCGGTTACTTCTGGCGCGGGACCTGACGTCCTCTGGCGTAACAACGGAAATTCAACCTTTACTGAATGGAGCGCACCCACGGGGCTTGCAGGAAAGGGAAGTACGACTGGTGTCACGATCTCAGATGTGAACAACGACCGGGCAATTGATCTGATCGTTACGGGTGACAGTGGTTCGCCCACTATCTTCGAAAATAAGCGCGAAGGACCTTTCGAGGCGGTTCCTCTTTATACAGATGCGAACCTTTCTCCTACGCGTGGCGTTCTTGTCTTCGATTTCAACAAAGATGGATGGATGGATGTTGCCGTCACGCATGCGGGCGCTCCCGGAATCAGCCTTTGGCGCAATGTGGAGGGCAAAAGCTTTGAGCGCGTGCCGCTGCCTCTTTCGGGGGCCAAGGCTGCATGGGGACTTACTGCAATCGATATCGACAACGACGGCTGGATTGATATCGCGGCAATTGTAGAGACTGCCAATGGGCCTGAACTGCACGTCTGGCGCAATCGCGGTTCACAGGGCTTTGAAGATGTAACGAAGACTGTGGGGCTAAATACGCTTAAGCTGCACAACCCTCGATCTGTCATTGCGGCGGATATCGATGGAGACGGTGCCGCTGATTTGATTGTCACGCAATTGAATGCTCCTCCTATCGTGCTGCATAACGTTGGAGGAAATCGCAACCATTCCTTGCGTCTGACGCTCGCCGGTCTTGCCGACAACAAGACGGCAATTGGTACGAAAGTAGAGGTGTTTTCAAACGGAAGCTCGCAAAAGTTTGAAGTCGCCGGCGGCTCTGGTTATCTCAGCCAGGGGGCGACGGAGATACTTGCGGGCTTGGGTCACGCTGACCGAGCGGATGTTGTCCGTATGTTGTGGCCTACCGGTGTTCCTCAGGATGAGTTGGATGTTGCGTCAAGCAAGCCGGTAACTCTCACCGAGCTTGACCGGCGGGGAAGCTCTTGTCCTGTGCTGTTTGCATGGGACGGAACTAAATATCAATTTGTCTCTGACGTAATAGGCGCTGGGGTCATTGGTCATTGGATATCACCTTCAGCGACGAACCAGGCTGACCCTGACGAATGGATCAAGGTGGAGGGTTCGCAGCTTAAGGAACGTGGTGGCCTGTTCAGCCTGCGCTTTGGCGAGCCCATGGAGGAGATCAACTTTATCGACCAGCTGCGACTGGTTGCGATCGATCACCCCGACGGCACTGAGGTCTACCCTGACGAACGCTTCCTGAATGAACGTCCCTTCGCCTCCGGTTCAACGGTGGTCGCTTCTTCGGATGCGCGCTTGCCTGCCGGGGCGTGGAATGACAAAGGTGAGGACGTCCTCCCGCTTCTTGCTGAACGCGATCATAAATATGTTCGCGACTTTACCAATCTCACGTATGCGGGCTACGCGAAGATGCATACGCTTACGCTCGATCTGGGCGACTGGAAGCAAGGAAATCCTCTTCGTCTCTTCATGAGCGGGTACATCGAATATTTCAGTGCCAGTTCCATGTATGCGGCATGGCAGGCCGGGTTGAAGCCCATCTCGCCTTACGTCGAAGCGCAGATGCCGGATGGAAGCTGGAAGCGGATTGTCGACGATATGGGCTTTCCTGCGGGCCTTCCCAGGACGATTGTGGTCGATCTCACCGGAAAATTACCAGCTGGCGCACACCGCATTCGCATGACGACAAACCTGCAAATCTATTGGGACCAGGTGTTGGTCGATAACGGCGCTGACGTTTCGAAAAACGTTAGACAGTTTGAGTTGCCATTGGCCACCGCACACCTTGCCTTCCGCGGATATCCGCAACAGGTCGAGGGTGCGACCCCAGGCGATCTGACCTACCGTTACGACCGTATCAGTGCGACAGGGCCTTTTCAGTGGCAGCGTGGAAGTTATACGAAGTATGGCAACGTCACTCCGCTGCTGCATCAGGTAGATAACCAATATGTCATCTTCGGCAGCGGGGAAGAGATCGACGCGGAGTTTAGTGCTGCTTCGCTGAAGCCTCTGCCAGCCCACTGGAAGCGCGATTATTTCTTCTACGCAAACGGCTTCGTAAAAGATATGGACTTCTATGAGGCGCTGCCTTTTACTGTGGCGCAGATGCCCTTCCATCAGATGACTGCCTATCCGTATCCAGCCGATGAACATTATCCGGAGAATTCCAGCACTTTGAAATATCGATTGGACTGGAATGATCGTTTTGAATCTGGTAAGCGCACGCAGTTATACCAGTTCAACTACGTACCCACGCTATCGCAGCCGACCGTTGCTAAACCATGA